In one Sphingomonas sanguinis genomic region, the following are encoded:
- a CDS encoding rhamnogalacturonan lyase: MRKRMGQALRGGIASWVAIAAALPLMAMPPDENRQVERLDRGVVAVPAMGGGVLISWRSLAADVKGIGFDVYRDGRKITAHPIIDSTNFRDTAGTSASRYAVRMIAPGAAGSLTPDAPVWAKGYLTIPLDPPPGGVTPDGEAYSYTANDVGMGDLDGDGQPDLVLKWDPTNSHDNSQAGYTGPVYLDGYTLAGKRLWRINLGINIRAGAHYTQFLVQDFDGDGRAEVAMKTADGTIDGTGQVIGDAKADWREHGGEVPQGDRTGAHVTADGRMVAKLAGRILTGPEYLTVFDGLTGRALATAPYDPPRGPRHDPGFAQMAKLWGDAYGNRVDRFLAGVAYLDGRHPSMIFGRGYYARTAIAAWDYRNGKLTERWLFDTDQPGNQDYADRGNHQLSIADVNGDGRDEVIYGSMAVSADGKGLWTQPLYHGDAMHVGDLDPTRPGLEKFGVHEQIAHNGGIGSALLDARTGEILWTKAAKTDTGRGLSADIDPRHVGEEMWGANQPDLYDVHGKAIGPHPRQTNFAIWWDGDLLRELLDGTTISKWNWKTGKAEPLLVAEGAASNNGTKATPALQADLIGDWREEVVWRSADNRELHIYTTPWPTTHRITTLLQDPVYRAGIAWQNTAYNQPPHTGFYLGMTKPSDQAE, encoded by the coding sequence ATGAGGAAGAGGATGGGACAGGCGCTGCGCGGCGGTATCGCGTCATGGGTTGCGATCGCTGCTGCGCTTCCCCTGATGGCGATGCCCCCCGATGAGAACCGGCAGGTCGAAAGGCTGGATCGGGGCGTCGTCGCGGTTCCGGCCATGGGTGGCGGCGTCCTGATCAGCTGGCGGTCGCTGGCGGCCGATGTGAAGGGGATAGGCTTTGACGTCTATCGAGATGGTCGAAAGATCACGGCGCATCCCATCATCGATTCGACCAATTTCAGGGACACGGCAGGCACGTCGGCCAGTCGCTATGCGGTGCGCATGATCGCACCTGGTGCTGCTGGCTCACTCACCCCCGACGCGCCGGTCTGGGCGAAGGGCTATCTGACCATCCCGCTCGATCCGCCGCCGGGTGGAGTCACCCCCGATGGCGAAGCCTATAGCTATACCGCCAATGATGTGGGGATGGGCGATCTGGATGGTGACGGGCAGCCGGATCTAGTGCTGAAATGGGACCCCACCAACAGCCATGACAACAGCCAGGCAGGCTATACGGGGCCGGTCTATCTCGACGGCTATACGTTGGCCGGCAAGAGACTGTGGCGGATCAATCTGGGCATCAATATTCGCGCTGGTGCGCATTACACCCAGTTCCTGGTGCAGGATTTCGACGGGGACGGTCGCGCCGAGGTGGCGATGAAGACTGCCGACGGCACGATCGATGGTACGGGGCAGGTGATCGGTGACGCGAAGGCCGACTGGCGCGAACATGGCGGCGAGGTGCCGCAGGGCGACAGGACCGGGGCGCATGTCACCGCCGATGGGCGGATGGTCGCCAAGCTCGCTGGGCGTATCCTGACCGGGCCGGAATATCTGACGGTATTCGACGGGCTGACGGGCCGCGCGCTGGCGACCGCGCCCTATGATCCGCCGCGCGGGCCGCGCCACGATCCCGGCTTTGCGCAGATGGCGAAGCTGTGGGGCGATGCCTATGGCAACCGGGTCGACCGGTTCCTGGCCGGGGTTGCCTATCTCGACGGGCGGCACCCGAGCATGATCTTCGGGCGGGGCTATTATGCCCGCACCGCGATCGCCGCCTGGGACTATCGGAACGGCAAGCTGACCGAGCGCTGGCTGTTCGACACCGACCAGCCGGGCAATCAGGACTATGCCGATCGCGGCAATCACCAGTTGAGCATTGCCGATGTGAACGGCGATGGGCGTGACGAGGTGATCTATGGCTCGATGGCGGTCAGCGCCGATGGCAAGGGGCTATGGACGCAGCCGCTCTATCACGGCGATGCGATGCATGTCGGCGACCTCGACCCGACCCGGCCCGGACTGGAGAAATTCGGCGTGCACGAACAGATCGCGCATAATGGCGGGATCGGCTCGGCGCTGCTCGACGCGCGGACCGGCGAAATTCTGTGGACCAAGGCCGCCAAGACGGACACGGGCCGCGGCCTTAGCGCCGATATCGACCCGCGTCATGTCGGCGAGGAGATGTGGGGCGCGAACCAGCCCGACCTTTACGACGTGCACGGCAAGGCCATCGGGCCGCATCCCAGGCAGACCAATTTCGCTATCTGGTGGGACGGCGATCTGCTTCGCGAGCTGCTCGACGGCACGACCATCTCCAAATGGAACTGGAAGACGGGCAAGGCCGAGCCGCTGCTGGTCGCGGAAGGTGCGGCGTCGAACAACGGCACCAAGGCGACGCCAGCGCTGCAAGCCGACCTGATCGGCGACTGGCGCGAGGAGGTGGTGTGGCGCAGCGCGGACAATCGCGAGTTGCACATCTATACCACGCCGTGGCCGACGACGCATCGGATCACGACGCTGTTGCAGGACCCGGTCTACCGTGCGGGCATCGCGTGGCAGAACACGGCCTATAACCAGCCGCCGCATACGGGTTTCTACCTGGGCATGACCAAGCCGTCCGATCAGGCGGAGTGA
- a CDS encoding MFS transporter: MSTAAITPARPVRWYNFAAYGSNDILGAGSMAVISTWVLFFYTTFCGLSAAQATLIFGIARVLDAVASPTIGYISDRFGNTWAGRKFGRRRAFVLAAIPLLPSFAIMWVAGQSFWYYLVTYVLFELVYALEIIPFETLAAEMASDYRTKAKFAGWRIMCGQISAILAAILPGRLIEHLGKDSPDTYLYMGILFSVLFMASATMLYLFSWERPRSAETMELARERMTPLAAIRDLYRNLFSTLRIRAFRLHLGMYLGGYISQDIFNAAFAYFVVFALGGTTLAVSNLAGLTYAVQTVAVLLAINFALRASPARAYRIAVGSFALGVLLFLGLWWSGHGANGWIFALPVAFAGLGRGALNYIPWATYNYMADVDEIVTGRRREGAFAGVMTFVRKMSQAAALIMVGQILQASGFVTGATSQSAQTVHAIVIVMVGGTLALLAFGLWVSLRFRLDPASHAVLMDEIERLRAGEREPASPQTREVVEDLSGWRYDQLWGRNPVL, translated from the coding sequence ATGTCCACCGCCGCCATCACCCCCGCCCGTCCGGTCCGCTGGTACAATTTCGCGGCCTATGGATCGAACGACATCCTCGGCGCTGGGTCGATGGCGGTCATCAGCACATGGGTGCTGTTCTTCTACACGACCTTTTGCGGCCTGTCGGCGGCACAGGCGACGCTGATCTTCGGCATCGCCCGCGTGCTCGACGCGGTAGCCAGCCCGACCATCGGCTATATTTCCGACCGGTTCGGCAACACCTGGGCGGGGCGCAAGTTCGGGCGGCGGCGGGCGTTCGTGCTGGCCGCCATCCCGCTGCTGCCGTCCTTTGCGATCATGTGGGTCGCGGGGCAGAGCTTCTGGTATTATCTCGTCACCTATGTCCTGTTCGAGCTGGTCTACGCGCTCGAGATCATTCCGTTCGAGACGCTGGCCGCCGAGATGGCCAGCGATTACCGGACCAAGGCCAAGTTCGCCGGTTGGCGGATCATGTGCGGGCAGATCTCGGCGATCCTTGCGGCCATCTTGCCCGGCCGTCTGATCGAGCATCTGGGCAAGGATTCGCCCGACACCTACCTCTATATGGGCATCCTGTTCTCCGTCCTGTTCATGGCCTCCGCGACGATGCTCTATCTCTTCAGCTGGGAGCGACCGCGCTCGGCCGAGACCATGGAACTGGCCCGCGAGCGGATGACGCCGCTGGCCGCGATCCGCGACCTGTATCGCAATCTGTTCTCGACCCTGCGCATCCGGGCGTTCCGACTGCATCTGGGCATGTATCTGGGTGGCTATATCAGCCAGGACATATTCAACGCGGCCTTTGCCTATTTCGTCGTCTTCGCGCTGGGCGGCACGACGCTGGCGGTGTCGAACCTGGCGGGTCTCACCTATGCGGTGCAGACGGTCGCGGTGTTGCTGGCGATCAACTTCGCGCTGCGTGCTTCCCCCGCCCGTGCCTATCGAATTGCGGTGGGTAGCTTCGCGCTGGGCGTGCTGCTGTTCCTGGGCCTCTGGTGGAGCGGACATGGTGCGAACGGCTGGATTTTCGCGCTACCGGTGGCCTTCGCCGGACTGGGCCGCGGGGCGCTCAACTACATCCCATGGGCGACCTATAATTACATGGCCGATGTCGACGAGATCGTCACCGGCCGCCGCCGCGAGGGGGCCTTTGCCGGGGTCATGACCTTCGTGCGCAAGATGTCGCAAGCCGCAGCGCTCATCATGGTCGGCCAGATCCTGCAAGCCTCGGGCTTCGTCACCGGTGCGACCAGCCAGTCGGCGCAGACCGTCCATGCGATCGTCATCGTCATGGTCGGGGGCACGCTGGCGCTGCTCGCCTTCGGCCTATGGGTGTCCCTGCGCTTCCGGCTCGATCCCGCGTCCCATGCGGTGCTGATGGACGAGATCGAGCGGCTGCGCGCGGGCGAACGCGAGCCCGCCAGCCCGCAGACACGCGAGGTGGTGGAGGACCTGTCGGGCTGGCGCTACGACCAGCTCTGGGGACGTAACCCGGTCCTTTGA
- the bglB gene encoding beta-galactosidase BglB, which translates to MAALNHDIPRAEVTAQIAKLIDNLVNIKDETGEFLLRLEDGRVIDTKGWNDWEWTHGIGLFGLYRYWEQTGDEAAWDVMLKWFEDRFVAGTPTKNINTMSPFLTLANLYEHTGDQTYLPYLDIWAEWLMADDGLPKTEEGGFQHIVFNDENPQEMWDDTLMMSVLPLARIGQILDRPHYIEEAKRQFLIHIKYLFDRRTGLWYHGWTFDGRHNFAGALWARGNCWVTIAIPEIIEMLDLPPGDAFRTFLIDTLAAQVKTLAEHQDESGLWHTLIVDPTSYLEASATAGFAYGILKAVRKGYLPRHYEAVGIKAIRAVLANIDDKGELKQVSFGTAMGDTMQFYKDIALTSMPYGQSLAICALGEFLRTYI; encoded by the coding sequence GTGGCAGCCCTCAATCACGACATTCCTCGCGCCGAGGTGACGGCGCAAATCGCCAAGCTGATCGACAACCTCGTCAACATCAAGGACGAGACCGGCGAGTTCCTGCTCCGCCTGGAGGATGGCCGCGTCATCGACACCAAGGGGTGGAACGACTGGGAATGGACCCACGGCATCGGCCTGTTCGGCCTGTACCGCTATTGGGAACAGACCGGCGACGAGGCCGCGTGGGACGTGATGCTGAAATGGTTCGAGGACCGCTTCGTCGCGGGCACGCCGACCAAGAACATCAACACCATGTCGCCCTTCCTGACGCTCGCCAACCTCTATGAACATACCGGCGACCAGACCTATCTGCCCTATCTCGACATCTGGGCCGAATGGCTGATGGCCGATGACGGCCTGCCCAAGACCGAGGAAGGCGGCTTCCAGCACATCGTCTTCAACGACGAGAACCCGCAGGAGATGTGGGACGACACGCTGATGATGAGCGTCCTGCCGCTGGCGCGCATCGGCCAGATCCTGGATCGCCCGCATTATATCGAGGAAGCCAAGCGCCAGTTCCTGATCCACATCAAATATCTGTTCGATCGCCGGACCGGCCTCTGGTACCATGGCTGGACCTTTGACGGGCGGCACAATTTTGCGGGTGCGCTATGGGCGCGCGGCAATTGCTGGGTCACGATCGCCATCCCCGAGATCATCGAGATGCTCGATCTGCCGCCAGGCGATGCGTTCCGCACCTTCCTGATCGATACGCTCGCGGCGCAGGTGAAGACGCTGGCCGAGCATCAGGACGAGAGTGGGTTGTGGCACACGCTGATCGTCGATCCGACCAGCTATCTGGAGGCATCCGCCACCGCCGGCTTCGCCTATGGCATCCTGAAGGCGGTGCGGAAGGGCTATCTGCCGCGCCACTATGAAGCCGTCGGGATCAAGGCGATCCGCGCCGTCCTCGCCAATATCGACGACAAGGGCGAGTTGAAGCAGGTCAGCTTCGGCACCGCGATGGGCGACACGATGCAGTTCTACAAGGACATCGCGCTGACCTCGATGCCCTATGGACAGAGCCTCGCCATCTGCGCGCTCGGCGAATTCCTGCGGACCTATATCTGA
- a CDS encoding beta-galactosidase, whose amino-acid sequence MSLAAALLLAGAAASQATPATASSRVTFDSRSLLIDGKPTLIWSSEFHPFRLPSPDLWRDILQKIKASGFNTVAIYIDWGFHSPKKGVYDFSGIRDIDRLLTMAQEEGLYVITRAGPYVNAELSRGGFPGWLVNQPSKARTDDPEYLAAVDEWLDRINPIIARHQLGRGGSVILHQIENELALTTPAQSRYMQHLYDKARADGITVPMFHNDQGRNGYWVPKSSNVPLTVPGPQELYAFDGYPGGVCGVDNKPTKGAPAPDWGLYGPGGARGGASASPKTPGFIAEFGGGWFDYWGSNGMYPCNAIQRGSGYQRVFYGTNIANGIAIQSIYMGYGGTSWGWLPAPVVYTSYDYGSAIDEARNLRPKALELKQIGQFLAAVPDLARLEKAPPIAITGSDAVQVYHDRNPDTDARLLFVAPKPSNATGDAHFTITAELPDGRYSFASELHGRDAKLLVAGANLERQRLVYSTSELQTTIRHGAEDVALFYGRAGEPGETVLRYASAPKVTVIEGQVASAFDAAKGDLRLTYTHNDLARVRIEGGGRAPLLLLIGDVAAGQSFFRQDGLLERGPALVRRATVRGETLDLTGDTETVAPLEVWGPVRSVHWNGQTIPVARSASGSLTAKRALPAPQALTLPDLTAATWRYAEGSPEARLGFDDSGWTVVGGARNVATIRPPTGQPNLGADSYGFHDGDVWYRGRFTGSADAQTVTVHYGAGGAGMLQLFLDGKLIGQHELAGGLPRPITTGVAEFTLPPEAISGDHVLAAMVRVNGHNWDLDVDDAHKEPRGLISVSLARPGGDSFAVPIAWKIQGRAGGEDLKDVARGPSNNGGLYGERMGWTLPGFPDSAWTSLKLAEVKPYAGTSWYRTAFDLSVPKGEDATIGLQIGDPKTPRSPGRYRVLIFVNGWNMGQFVANVGPQRVFPIPNGILHHRGRNTLALAVTSDGAAGNVIEPVRLVTLHHARGGGAVTDVAAPAYRDLYPTP is encoded by the coding sequence ATGAGCCTTGCCGCCGCCCTGCTGCTGGCCGGTGCCGCCGCATCGCAGGCCACTCCTGCAACGGCGTCCTCGCGCGTCACCTTCGACAGCCGGTCGCTCCTGATCGACGGCAAGCCGACCCTGATCTGGTCGAGCGAATTCCACCCCTTCCGCCTGCCCTCACCCGATCTGTGGCGCGACATCCTGCAGAAGATAAAGGCGAGCGGCTTCAACACCGTCGCCATCTATATCGACTGGGGCTTCCACAGCCCGAAGAAGGGCGTGTACGACTTCAGCGGCATCCGCGACATCGACCGGCTGTTGACCATGGCGCAGGAAGAAGGGCTCTACGTCATCACCCGTGCCGGGCCCTATGTGAATGCCGAGCTGTCGCGCGGCGGTTTTCCGGGCTGGCTGGTCAATCAGCCGAGCAAGGCGCGCACCGACGATCCCGAATATCTCGCGGCGGTCGACGAATGGCTCGACCGGATCAACCCGATCATCGCGCGTCATCAGCTAGGCCGCGGCGGCAGCGTCATTCTCCACCAGATCGAAAACGAACTTGCGCTGACCACGCCCGCGCAGTCGCGCTACATGCAGCACCTGTACGACAAGGCCCGTGCGGACGGCATCACCGTGCCGATGTTCCACAACGACCAGGGCCGTAATGGCTATTGGGTGCCCAAGAGCTCCAACGTGCCGCTCACCGTACCGGGACCACAGGAACTGTATGCGTTCGACGGCTATCCCGGCGGCGTGTGCGGCGTCGACAACAAGCCCACGAAAGGCGCCCCCGCCCCCGACTGGGGCCTGTACGGCCCAGGCGGCGCGAGAGGCGGCGCCAGCGCCTCGCCCAAAACCCCCGGTTTCATCGCCGAGTTCGGCGGCGGCTGGTTCGATTATTGGGGGTCGAACGGCATGTATCCGTGCAACGCGATCCAGCGCGGCAGCGGCTATCAGCGCGTGTTCTACGGCACCAACATCGCCAACGGCATCGCCATCCAGAGCATCTATATGGGCTATGGCGGCACCAGCTGGGGCTGGCTGCCCGCGCCGGTGGTCTATACCTCCTACGACTATGGCTCGGCGATCGACGAGGCGCGCAATTTGCGGCCCAAGGCGCTGGAGCTGAAGCAGATCGGCCAGTTCCTCGCCGCCGTGCCTGACCTCGCTCGGCTGGAGAAAGCGCCGCCGATCGCGATCACCGGTAGCGACGCGGTGCAGGTCTATCACGACCGCAATCCCGATACTGACGCCCGCCTGCTGTTCGTCGCGCCCAAACCGTCCAATGCCACCGGCGACGCGCACTTCACCATTACCGCCGAACTGCCCGATGGCCGCTACAGCTTCGCCAGCGAACTTCATGGCCGCGACGCCAAGCTGCTGGTCGCGGGGGCGAACCTCGAACGCCAGCGGTTGGTCTATTCGACCTCCGAACTCCAGACAACGATCCGCCACGGCGCGGAGGATGTCGCGCTGTTCTACGGCCGCGCAGGCGAGCCCGGCGAGACGGTGCTGCGCTACGCGAGCGCGCCCAAGGTGACGGTGATCGAGGGTCAGGTCGCGAGCGCGTTCGACGCCGCCAAGGGCGACCTGCGCCTGACCTACACCCACAACGACCTCGCCCGCGTGCGGATCGAGGGCGGCGGACGTGCACCGCTGCTGCTGCTGATCGGCGACGTGGCAGCAGGACAGAGCTTCTTCCGGCAGGACGGCCTACTGGAACGCGGCCCTGCACTCGTCCGCCGTGCGACGGTACGCGGCGAGACACTCGACCTCACCGGCGATACCGAAACGGTAGCGCCACTCGAAGTCTGGGGGCCGGTGCGCTCGGTGCACTGGAACGGACAAACGATCCCAGTCGCGCGCTCGGCGAGCGGCAGCCTGACGGCCAAACGCGCCCTGCCCGCGCCGCAAGCCCTGACCTTGCCCGACCTGACCGCCGCGACGTGGCGCTATGCCGAGGGCTCACCCGAAGCCCGGCTAGGCTTCGACGACAGCGGCTGGACCGTCGTAGGCGGCGCCCGCAACGTCGCGACCATCCGCCCGCCGACCGGCCAGCCCAATCTCGGCGCGGATTCCTACGGCTTCCACGACGGCGACGTCTGGTATCGCGGTCGTTTCACCGGCTCTGCGGATGCGCAGACCGTGACCGTCCATTACGGCGCGGGCGGTGCCGGCATGCTGCAACTCTTCCTCGACGGGAAGCTGATCGGTCAGCACGAACTGGCAGGCGGCCTGCCGCGTCCGATCACCACCGGCGTCGCCGAGTTCACCCTACCCCCCGAAGCTATATCGGGCGATCACGTCCTCGCCGCGATGGTGCGGGTCAACGGGCATAATTGGGACCTCGACGTCGACGACGCGCACAAGGAGCCGCGCGGGCTGATCTCGGTCTCCCTGGCGCGCCCGGGCGGCGACAGCTTCGCGGTGCCGATCGCATGGAAGATTCAGGGGCGTGCAGGCGGCGAAGACCTGAAGGATGTCGCGCGCGGCCCCAGCAACAATGGCGGCCTGTACGGCGAGCGCATGGGCTGGACGCTGCCCGGTTTCCCGGACAGCGCATGGACGTCGCTGAAGCTGGCAGAGGTGAAGCCCTATGCCGGCACCAGCTGGTATCGCACCGCTTTCGACCTGTCCGTCCCCAAGGGCGAGGACGCCACGATCGGCCTTCAGATCGGCGATCCCAAGACACCGCGCTCGCCGGGCCGCTACCGCGTGCTGATCTTCGTCAACGGCTGGAACATGGGCCAGTTCGTCGCCAATGTCGGGCCGCAGCGCGTCTTCCCGATCCCCAACGGCATCCTGCACCATCGCGGCCGCAACACGCTCGCCCTTGCCGTCACCAGCGACGGCGCGGCCGGCAACGTGATCGAGCCGGTTCGGCTCGTCACCCTCCATCACGCGCGCGGCGGCGGCGCGGTCACCGACGTGGCCGCCCCCGCTTACCGCGACCTCTATCCCACCCCTTGA
- the rhaM gene encoding L-rhamnose mutarotase, whose amino-acid sequence MSQPIAFRMMLKPGMADEYRRRHDEIWPDLADALREAGIYDYSIFLDEETNALFAVLRLHPDDKRDALPGKPVMQRWWDYMADLMEVQPGNRPVEAPLMPMFHFA is encoded by the coding sequence ATGAGCCAGCCGATCGCATTCCGCATGATGCTGAAGCCCGGTATGGCGGACGAATATCGCCGCCGTCACGACGAAATCTGGCCCGACCTCGCCGACGCGCTGCGCGAGGCGGGCATCTATGATTATTCGATCTTCCTCGACGAAGAGACCAACGCGCTGTTCGCCGTCCTGCGCCTCCACCCCGACGACAAGCGCGATGCGTTGCCCGGCAAGCCGGTCATGCAGCGCTGGTGGGATTATATGGCCGACCTGATGGAGGTGCAGCCGGGCAATCGTCCGGTCGAAGCGCCGCTGATGCCGATGTTTCACTTCGCATGA
- a CDS encoding alpha/beta hydrolase, translating to MTLDRRTLIAAGLSLAATPRVARAAPAASRFPIWPATPPGMPSPPVVDNFVLRSPDGPADNIAWPHIATPMLTVCPAAKPTGAAVLLIPGGGYARVAVGREPSPVARWFAAQGVTAFDLLYRLPHDGWAAGPDAPLQDAQRALRVIRARAGEWSIDPTNVAAMGFSAGGHLAARLASRSALKTYDPVDMADSQPTTLKTVGLLFPVITMTQAFAHSQSKRELLGRNADAEMAARYSAELNLPADMPPTFLGHAADDPVVPVANSIAMFQAVHALPRPAELHIVETGGHGPRLIGPDGRPHPWLARFATFAHRHGLNIPGDDA from the coding sequence ATGACGCTCGACCGACGCACCCTGATCGCCGCCGGCCTGTCGCTCGCCGCGACGCCGCGCGTTGCCAGGGCAGCCCCCGCCGCCAGTCGCTTTCCCATCTGGCCCGCCACGCCACCGGGGATGCCGAGCCCGCCCGTGGTGGACAATTTCGTGCTGCGCTCGCCCGACGGGCCGGCTGATAACATCGCCTGGCCGCATATCGCGACGCCGATGCTGACCGTCTGCCCGGCCGCGAAACCGACCGGCGCGGCCGTGCTGCTGATCCCCGGCGGCGGCTATGCCAGGGTCGCGGTCGGGCGCGAGCCGTCGCCGGTCGCACGCTGGTTTGCCGCACAGGGCGTAACCGCCTTCGACCTGCTCTACCGCCTGCCGCATGACGGGTGGGCGGCGGGGCCGGATGCGCCGTTGCAGGATGCGCAGCGCGCGCTGCGGGTGATCCGGGCACGGGCCGGGGAATGGAGCATCGACCCGACCAACGTGGCGGCAATGGGCTTTTCGGCGGGCGGGCATCTGGCGGCACGGCTGGCGTCCCGGTCGGCGCTGAAGACCTATGATCCGGTCGACATGGCGGACAGCCAGCCGACGACACTCAAGACGGTCGGCCTGCTCTTCCCGGTCATCACGATGACCCAAGCCTTTGCCCATAGCCAGTCGAAGCGCGAACTTCTGGGGCGCAATGCCGATGCCGAAATGGCCGCCCGCTATTCCGCCGAGCTGAACCTGCCCGCCGATATGCCGCCGACCTTTCTCGGCCATGCCGCCGACGATCCGGTGGTGCCGGTCGCCAATAGCATCGCGATGTTCCAGGCGGTCCATGCGCTGCCCCGCCCCGCCGAACTTCACATCGTCGAGACCGGCGGCCACGGCCCGCGCCTGATCGGCCCGGACGGCAGGCCGCATCCGTGGCTCGCCCGCTTCGCGACCTTCGCCCACCGCCACGGCCTCAATATTCCCGGAGATGACGCATGA
- a CDS encoding rhamnogalacturonan acetylesterase has translation MRRLIAAAALGMASIASAQSPSPARHFILAANVQEPGAVAVAADHRFDQDFGYEADPHLFSVAAAPGNYAVTVTLGDTARATDTTIKAENRRLMLDAIRTRPGEIVTRRFIVNVRDPQLAAPPANAPGGSAVRLKPREVGSFNWDDRLTLEVLGSAPGLRTVSIAPVEVPTLFLLGDSTVTDQPAEPAASWGQMLPVFQAPTIAVANHAESGETLKSFLTELRLDKVLASAKPGDIAMIQFGHNDQKAQWPQTYAEAATTYRAYLRTYIAELRRRGVTPILVTSPERRQWTADGHIRPTLGDYPAAVRAVGAEEHVPVIDLNADSIRFYEALGQARAPLAFNDGGRDATHHDNYGAWVMARDIAERMRGLPSLARFVRSDLPRFDPGQPPAPERFRLAASTMQSTERPAGN, from the coding sequence ATGCGTCGGCTGATCGCGGCGGCGGCGCTGGGCATGGCGAGCATCGCATCGGCCCAGTCGCCGTCCCCGGCGCGTCACTTCATACTCGCGGCGAACGTGCAGGAGCCCGGCGCAGTCGCCGTGGCCGCCGACCATCGCTTCGACCAGGATTTCGGCTATGAGGCCGACCCGCACCTGTTCTCGGTCGCGGCGGCGCCGGGCAATTATGCCGTGACGGTGACGCTGGGCGATACGGCCCGCGCGACAGACACCACGATCAAGGCGGAGAACCGCCGCCTGATGCTCGATGCGATCCGCACGCGCCCGGGTGAGATCGTGACGCGCCGCTTCATCGTGAATGTCCGAGACCCCCAACTGGCGGCCCCTCCCGCCAATGCGCCGGGGGGCAGCGCGGTACGGCTGAAGCCGCGCGAGGTCGGTTCGTTCAACTGGGACGACCGCCTGACGCTGGAAGTACTGGGTTCCGCGCCTGGCCTGCGCACTGTCTCGATCGCGCCCGTCGAGGTGCCGACGCTGTTCCTGCTCGGCGACTCCACCGTGACCGATCAGCCCGCCGAACCGGCGGCCAGCTGGGGCCAGATGCTGCCCGTCTTCCAGGCCCCGACCATCGCGGTCGCCAACCATGCGGAATCCGGCGAGACGCTGAAATCCTTCCTGACCGAGCTGCGGCTCGACAAGGTGCTGGCGAGCGCAAAGCCCGGCGATATCGCCATGATCCAGTTCGGCCATAACGACCAGAAGGCGCAGTGGCCGCAAACCTATGCCGAGGCCGCGACAACCTATCGCGCGTACCTGCGCACCTACATCGCCGAGTTGCGGCGGCGCGGCGTGACGCCGATCCTGGTCACCTCGCCCGAGCGGCGGCAATGGACGGCGGACGGGCATATCCGGCCCACGCTGGGCGACTATCCCGCCGCCGTCCGCGCGGTGGGCGCCGAAGAGCATGTGCCGGTGATCGACCTGAACGCGGATTCGATCCGCTTCTACGAGGCGCTGGGGCAGGCTCGCGCGCCTCTCGCCTTCAACGACGGCGGGCGCGACGCAACGCATCACGACAATTACGGTGCCTGGGTGATGGCCCGCGACATCGCCGAGCGGATGCGGGGGCTGCCGTCGCTCGCGCGCTTCGTGCGGAGCGACCTGCCTCGCTTCGACCCCGGCCAGCCGCCCGCGCCGGAACGCTTTCGATTGGCGGCAAGCACGATGCAAAGCACCGAACGACCGGCGGGGAACTGA
- a CDS encoding rhamnogalacturonan acetylesterase: MAKRHRAAVGLLVAALPLLLAGAPPHAMPPARIFIASDSTAQDYRPDKYPLSGWGSMLRCAVGPEVTVVNRAIGGRSTKSFMAEGRLDAIARDLKPGDTLLIQFGHNDANQAKPERYTPVPDYEANLKRFIAVARAAKARPVLLTPVTRRAFKDGHVVPSFPTYSEAAKRVAKQEHVPLIDLAALSERWIDGIGLDGSRIYYLHYAKGEGLPGYTEAVDDDTHFSELGARRIADLIAGGLAKTHLPIARYILKDRPALSRTTPAGGPSCVG, from the coding sequence ATGGCGAAACGTCATCGGGCGGCTGTCGGACTGTTGGTCGCCGCTCTGCCGCTGCTGCTCGCAGGGGCGCCCCCTCATGCGATGCCCCCCGCCCGCATCTTCATCGCCAGCGACTCGACCGCGCAGGATTATCGGCCCGATAAATATCCGCTGTCCGGCTGGGGCTCGATGCTCCGCTGCGCCGTCGGGCCGGAGGTCACGGTCGTCAATCGCGCGATCGGCGGGCGCAGTACTAAGAGTTTCATGGCGGAGGGACGTCTGGATGCGATCGCCCGCGACCTGAAGCCGGGCGACACGCTGCTGATCCAGTTCGGCCATAACGACGCGAACCAGGCCAAGCCCGAACGCTACACACCCGTCCCCGACTATGAAGCCAATCTCAAGCGCTTCATCGCCGTCGCCCGTGCCGCCAAGGCCAGGCCGGTGCTGCTGACCCCGGTCACGCGGCGGGCGTTCAAAGACGGACATGTCGTGCCGAGCTTCCCGACCTATTCGGAGGCCGCCAAGCGCGTGGCGAAGCAGGAACATGTGCCGCTGATCGACCTGGCGGCCCTGTCGGAGCGTTGGATCGACGGCATTGGCCTGGATGGCTCGCGCATCTACTACCTCCATTATGCCAAGGGCGAAGGGTTGCCCGGCTATACCGAGGCGGTCGATGACGACACGCATTTCAGCGAACTCGGCGCGCGCCGGATCGCCGACCTGATCGCGGGCGGCCTGGCGAAGACGCATCTGCCGATCGCAAGATACATCCTCAAGGACCGGCCAGCGCTCAGCCGTACGACGCCCGCGGGCGGGCCGTCATGCGTCGGCTGA